A single window of Vicia villosa cultivar HV-30 ecotype Madison, WI unplaced genomic scaffold, Vvil1.0 ctg.000195F_1_1_1, whole genome shotgun sequence DNA harbors:
- the LOC131625202 gene encoding lysine histidine transporter 1-like gives MAETNANIKPRNAKLCYSAFHNVTAMVGVAVLGFPYAMSQLGWGLGIAILVLSWICTLYTAWQMIEMHESVPGKRFDKYHELGQHAFGEKLGLWIVVPQQLMVEVGIDIVYMITGAKSLRKLHEILCDDCKPIKTTYFIVMFAFVQYFLSHLPSFNSVAGVSLTAAVMSLSYSTIAWIASIHKGAQPGVQYGSRFSSKAGNVFGIFSAMGDIAFGYAGHNVILEIQATIPSTPEKPSKVSMWRGMIIAYLVVALCYFPVTIFGYRAFGNSVDDNILLSLEKPHWLIVAANIFVVVHVVGSYQVYAVPVFDMMESFLVKRMNFKPTRFLRFVTRNSYVSITMFLAIAFPFFGGLLSFFGGFVFAPTTYFVRKNKLPCIMWIFIYKPKIFSLSWCANWFCIVFGVVLMILTPIGALRQVILQAKNHRFN, from the exons atggcTGAAACAAATGCTAACATTAAACCAAGAAACGCAAAATTGTGCTATTCTGCTTTTCACAATGTCACTGCTATGGTTGGAGTTGCAGTTCTTGGCTTCCCTTATGCCATGTCTCAGCTTGGATG GGGTTTAGGTATTGCAATTTTAGTCCTTTCATGGATTTGCACGTTGTACACTGCATGGCAAATGATTGAAATGCATGAATCAGTACCAGGAAAGAGATTTGACAAGTATCATGAATTAGGTCAACATGCATTTGGTGAAAAACTTGGTTTATGGATTGTTGTGCCTCAACAATTAATGGTCGAGGTTGGCATTGATATAGTTTACATGATTACTGGTGCAAAATCTCTAAGGAAACTCCATGAGATTCTTTGTGATGATTGTAAGCCTATTAAGACAACTTACTTCATTGTCATGTTTGCTTTTGTTCAATATTTTCTCTCCCATCTCCCTAGTTTCAACTCTGTCGCCGGTGTTTCCCTCACCGCCGCCGTCATGTCTCTCAG TTACTCCACCATTGCTTGGATAGCTTCAATTCACAAGGGTGCTCAACCAGGAGTACAATATGGTAGCAGGTTTTCATCAAAAGCAGGAAATGTGTTTGGAATATTTAGTGCTATGGGGGATATAGCTTTTGGTTATGCTGGTCACAATGTGATTCTTGAGATCCAAGCAACAATCCCTTCCACACCTGAAAAGCCCTCCAAAGTATCTATGTGGAGGGGAATGATAATTGCTTATTTAGTAGTGGCTTTGTGTTACTTTCCTGTTACTATCTTTGGCTACCGTGCTTTTGGAAATTCTgttgatgataacatccttttgtcACTTGAGAAACCACATTGGCTTATTGTTGCAGCAAATATCTTTGTTGTTGTTCATGTTGTTGGAAGTTATCAG GTCTATGCAGTTCCGGTGTTTGATATGATGGAATCATTTCTAGTAAAAAGGATGAATTTCAAGCCAACTCGATTTCTTCGATTTGTGACTCGAAATTCTTATGTTT CCATTACCATGTTCCTAGCAATTGCATTTCCTTTCTTTGGTGGTCTTCTAAGCTTCTTTGGGGGATTTGTCTTTGCTCCAACCACATATTTTGTAAGGAAAAATAAA CTCCCTTGCATTATGTGGATTTTTATCTACAAACCAAAGATATTTAGCTTGTCTTGGTGTGCAAATTGG TTTTGCATTGTGTTTGGAGTAGTGTTGATGATTTTAACTCCTATTGGGGCGTTGAGGCAAGTTATACTACAAGCTAAGAACCACAGGTTTAACTAG